In Rhodococcus rhodochrous, a single genomic region encodes these proteins:
- a CDS encoding cytochrome c oxidase subunit 4: protein MKIEAKLFEVVTVFFVLVAIVYGVFTGLSDKGIEWAGLTAIVLSAGLTLIVGTYFRFVARRLDTRPEDYEDAEISDGAGDLGFFSAGSYWPILLAGAAAFAAIALAFYQPWMIVLAVALIIAAAAGLVFEYHIGPEKH from the coding sequence ATGAAGATCGAAGCCAAGCTCTTCGAGGTCGTGACGGTGTTCTTCGTGCTCGTCGCCATCGTGTACGGCGTGTTCACCGGGCTCTCGGACAAGGGCATCGAATGGGCCGGCCTCACGGCCATCGTCCTCTCCGCCGGTCTGACCCTGATCGTCGGAACGTACTTCCGCTTCGTCGCGCGTCGTCTCGACACCCGTCCCGAGGACTACGAGGACGCCGAGATCAGCGACGGTGCGGGCGACCTCGGTTTCTTCAGTGCGGGTAGCTACTGGCCGATCCTGCTCGCCGGTGCGGCCGCTTTCGCCGCCATCGCGCTGGCCTTCTACCAGCCCTGGATGATCGTCCTCGCGGTCGCACTCATCATCGCCGCCGCAGCCGGCCTGGTGTTCGAGTACCACATCGGACCCGAGAAGCACTGA
- a CDS encoding DEDD exonuclease domain-containing protein, translating to MTSPQPSALGVQLGFDELDTPLRETTFVVVDLETTGGKAAEDAITEIGAVKIRGGEVLGEFATLVDPGRPIPPYIVQLTGITTAMVYAAPKIEEVLPAFLEFASGAVLVAHNAGFDVGFLKAATAQCELAWPRFQVLCTVKLARRVLGRDEAPSVKLSALAELFRVSTVPTHRALDDARATVDVLHALIERVGNQGVHSLTELRDYMPVVTAEQRAKRALAAHLPRKPGVYMFRGPSDEVLYVGTAVDLHRRVRTYFTGSETRPRLREMVALTTRIDHVECAHGLEAGVRELRLIAAHTPPYNRRSKYPMRGWWIILTDEAFPRFAVSRTPGPDSVGPFSVRADAADVAALLAEMCGLRTCTRRIGRTARHGDRCPPVAVGGCAAASFGVQDASAYAAQVERARAVVRGTADDAVETAQERLDALVRDQLFENAARLRDRLAAALVALRRTQRLAALAAVDELVAARPRAEGGWEFAVVRAGRLASAGVAPRGVRPMPVVEAIVAAAETVRPSPGPLRGASPEEIGLVARWLDGEGIRIVRASEGWCEPTRGAGRWSAWAELARDARAVRRLLSADEPHRLG from the coding sequence ATGACCTCGCCGCAACCATCCGCCCTCGGCGTGCAACTCGGTTTCGACGAGCTCGACACTCCCCTGCGCGAGACCACCTTCGTCGTCGTCGACCTCGAGACGACGGGCGGGAAGGCAGCCGAGGACGCCATCACAGAGATCGGCGCGGTGAAGATCCGCGGGGGCGAGGTGCTCGGCGAGTTCGCGACCCTCGTCGATCCGGGGCGACCCATCCCCCCGTACATCGTGCAGCTCACCGGCATCACCACCGCGATGGTCTATGCGGCTCCCAAGATCGAGGAGGTGCTGCCCGCCTTCCTGGAATTCGCGTCCGGAGCGGTGCTCGTCGCACACAACGCCGGATTCGACGTCGGCTTCCTCAAGGCGGCCACGGCGCAGTGCGAACTCGCGTGGCCCCGCTTCCAGGTGCTGTGCACCGTCAAGCTGGCCCGCCGCGTCCTCGGACGCGACGAAGCGCCGTCGGTGAAGCTGTCCGCGCTGGCCGAACTGTTCCGGGTCTCCACCGTGCCCACCCACCGCGCCCTGGACGACGCACGCGCCACCGTGGACGTCCTGCACGCCCTCATCGAACGGGTCGGCAACCAGGGCGTCCACAGCCTCACCGAGCTGCGCGACTACATGCCGGTGGTCACCGCCGAGCAGAGGGCCAAACGCGCACTCGCCGCGCATCTGCCGCGCAAACCGGGCGTCTACATGTTCCGCGGCCCGTCCGACGAAGTGCTGTACGTCGGCACGGCGGTCGACCTGCACCGGCGTGTCCGTACTTATTTCACGGGCTCCGAGACGCGACCGCGGTTGCGCGAGATGGTCGCGCTCACCACACGCATCGATCACGTCGAATGCGCCCACGGGCTCGAGGCCGGCGTCCGCGAACTCCGATTGATCGCGGCCCACACCCCTCCCTACAACCGCCGGTCGAAGTATCCGATGCGCGGTTGGTGGATCATCCTCACCGACGAGGCGTTCCCGCGCTTCGCCGTGAGCCGCACCCCCGGACCCGACTCGGTCGGCCCGTTCTCGGTGCGCGCCGACGCCGCGGATGTCGCGGCACTGCTCGCGGAGATGTGCGGTCTGCGCACGTGCACGCGCAGGATCGGCCGTACGGCCCGCCACGGCGACCGCTGCCCGCCCGTCGCCGTCGGGGGTTGCGCCGCAGCCTCCTTCGGGGTCCAGGACGCCTCCGCCTACGCGGCCCAGGTCGAGCGTGCGCGCGCGGTCGTCCGCGGGACCGCCGACGATGCCGTCGAAACGGCGCAGGAGCGCCTCGACGCCCTCGTGCGCGACCAGCTGTTCGAGAACGCCGCCCGTCTGCGCGACCGCCTCGCCGCCGCCCTCGTCGCGCTGCGGCGCACGCAACGCCTCGCGGCGCTGGCGGCCGTCGACGAACTCGTCGCCGCGCGACCGCGGGCCGAGGGCGGATGGGAGTTCGCGGTCGTGCGCGCCGGTCGTCTCGCGTCCGCAGGGGTGGCGCCGCGCGGTGTGCGCCCGATGCCCGTCGTCGAGGCGATCGTCGCCGCGGCCGAGACGGTGCGGCCGTCACCCGGCCCGCTCCGGGGCGCGTCCCCGGAGGAGATCGGTCTGGTCGCACGATGGCTCGACGGCGAGGGCATCCGCATCGTCCGGGCGAGCGAGGGCTGGTGCGAACCGACGCGGGGTGCCGGCCGGTGGAGCGCGTGGGCCGAGCTCGCCCGCGACGCCCGCGCGGTCCGCAGGCTCCTCTCCGCCGACGAGCCGCACCGCTTAGGCTGA
- a CDS encoding cytochrome b, translating to MSTATPSRAAQIGENLDSRYHLSAGIRRQINKVFPTHWSFLLGEIALYSFVILLISGVFLTLFFDPSMAHVIYDGVYTPLRGVGMSRAYETTLNLSFEVRGGLFVRQIHHWAALMFAASIVVHLLRVFFTGAFRRPREANWVIGSLLLILAMFEGFFGYSLPDDLLSGTGLRAAFSGITLSIPIIGSWMHWAIFGGDFPGELIIPRFYVLHVLLVPGIILALIAAHLALVWYQKHTQFPGPGRTEQNVVGVRILPVFAVKSGAFFAMTFAVLALMSGLLQINPVWNIGPYNPSQVSAGSQPDIYMMWTDGMARIWPAWELYLFGRYTIPQPFWIALIMGLVFVVLTVYPWIEKKFTKDDAHHNLLQRPRDVPVRTGIGFMALAFYAVATIMCVNDIIAYKFDISINATTWMGRIGLVLLPPLAYYIAYRFCLGLQRSDRQVLEHGIETGIVRRLPTGEYIEIHQPLGPVDEHGHPIPLEYQGAAVPKRMNKLGTAGKPGSGSWWSPDPADEAAALEAAHHEAELELRNTLREYQERVHGNGDGAAQLPDKSQH from the coding sequence GTGAGTACTGCAACCCCGTCCCGCGCCGCACAGATCGGCGAGAATCTCGATTCTCGCTACCACCTGTCCGCGGGCATCCGCCGCCAGATCAACAAGGTGTTCCCCACCCACTGGTCCTTCCTCCTGGGTGAGATCGCGCTCTACAGCTTCGTCATCCTGTTGATCTCGGGTGTCTTCCTCACCCTGTTCTTCGACCCGTCGATGGCGCACGTCATCTACGACGGCGTCTACACGCCGCTGCGCGGTGTGGGCATGTCCCGCGCCTACGAGACGACCCTGAACCTCTCCTTCGAGGTCCGCGGTGGTCTGTTCGTGCGACAGATCCACCACTGGGCAGCACTGATGTTCGCCGCGTCGATCGTCGTCCACCTGCTGCGCGTGTTCTTCACCGGTGCGTTCCGGCGTCCGCGTGAGGCCAACTGGGTGATCGGCTCGCTGCTGCTCATCCTGGCGATGTTCGAAGGCTTCTTCGGTTACTCGCTCCCCGACGACCTGCTCTCGGGCACCGGCCTCCGCGCCGCGTTCTCGGGCATCACGCTCTCGATCCCGATCATCGGTTCGTGGATGCACTGGGCGATCTTCGGTGGCGACTTCCCGGGTGAGCTGATCATCCCGCGCTTCTACGTGCTGCACGTGCTGCTCGTCCCGGGCATCATCCTGGCCCTGATCGCCGCGCACCTCGCGCTGGTCTGGTACCAGAAGCACACGCAGTTCCCCGGCCCCGGCCGCACGGAGCAGAACGTCGTCGGCGTTCGTATCCTCCCGGTCTTCGCCGTCAAGTCGGGTGCGTTCTTCGCGATGACCTTCGCGGTACTCGCCCTGATGTCCGGCCTGCTGCAGATCAACCCGGTCTGGAACATCGGCCCGTACAACCCGTCGCAGGTGTCCGCCGGCTCGCAGCCCGACATCTACATGATGTGGACGGACGGCATGGCCCGTATCTGGCCCGCCTGGGAGCTGTACCTGTTCGGCCGGTACACGATCCCGCAGCCGTTCTGGATCGCGCTGATCATGGGCCTGGTGTTCGTCGTGCTCACGGTCTACCCGTGGATCGAGAAGAAGTTCACGAAGGACGACGCACACCACAACCTGCTCCAGCGTCCGCGCGACGTGCCGGTCCGCACCGGTATCGGGTTCATGGCCCTGGCGTTCTACGCCGTCGCCACGATCATGTGTGTCAACGACATCATCGCGTACAAGTTCGACATCTCGATCAACGCGACGACCTGGATGGGCCGCATCGGTCTCGTCCTGCTCCCGCCGCTCGCCTACTACATCGCGTACCGGTTCTGCCTGGGTCTGCAGCGCAGCGACCGCCAGGTGCTCGAGCACGGCATCGAGACGGGCATCGTCCGTCGCCTGCCGACCGGCGAGTACATCGAGATCCACCAGCCGCTCGGCCCGGTGGACGAGCACGGCCACCCGATTCCGCTGGAGTACCAGGGCGCTGCTGTCCCGAAGCGGATGAACAAGCTCGGCACCGCCGGCAAGCCCGGCTCCGGCAGCTGGTGGAGCCCGGACCCGGCCGACGAGGCCGCCGCTCTCGAGGCCGCTCACCACGAGGCCGAGCTCGAGCTGCGGAACACGCTCCGCGAGTACCAGGAGCGCGTCCACGGCAACGGAGACGGCGCAGCACAGCTGCCCGACAAGTCGCAGCACTGA
- a CDS encoding Lrp/AsnC family transcriptional regulator, translating to MINAIVLIDAEANRIPETAQAVADLDGVDTVYSCAGDVDLVAVVRVRDHEKIADVVTRGINKIDGVRKTVTHIAFQSYSSADVEAGFSIGN from the coding sequence ATGATCAACGCGATCGTCCTGATCGATGCCGAGGCGAACCGTATCCCCGAGACCGCGCAAGCGGTGGCCGACCTCGACGGTGTCGACACGGTGTACTCCTGCGCGGGCGACGTCGACCTCGTGGCCGTGGTCCGGGTCCGCGACCACGAGAAGATCGCGGACGTCGTCACCCGGGGCATCAACAAGATCGACGGCGTGAGGAAGACCGTCACCCACATCGCGTTCCAGTCGTACTCGAGCGCCGACGTCGAGGCCGGTTTCTCGATCGGGAACTGA
- a CDS encoding cytochrome c oxidase subunit II — MNVAQGRILRRFGLAASLGIAALVLTGCSSEEILRFGWPEGITPQAERMRELWTWSVVAALVMGILVWGLTFWVIIAYRRRKDDPEFPRQTAYNVPLELAYTAAPFVAVCVLFYFTVVVQNYVLDKEDNPNVVVDVTAFQWNWKFGYRTIDLQDGTARYEGTDEVAQDAVALQPYEPGTEGEHGGGEGGEHEAPGPIHGKPAEDLSYLHYDKIETIGTSEEIPVLVLPTGKRIEFHLASSDVIHAFWVPEFLFKRDVNPNPRENNSDPVFQISEIEREGAFVGRCAEMCGTYHAMMNFEVRAVSPEDFARYIELRKPVEDGGEGLSNARALEAIGQSPIATSTTPFKTDRTDRSATVAAGE, encoded by the coding sequence GTGAACGTGGCGCAAGGTCGGATCCTTCGGCGGTTCGGGCTCGCAGCATCACTCGGCATTGCAGCCTTGGTGCTGACCGGGTGCTCGAGCGAAGAAATCCTTCGTTTCGGCTGGCCGGAGGGCATCACTCCTCAGGCCGAGCGTATGCGTGAACTGTGGACGTGGTCGGTTGTCGCCGCCCTCGTCATGGGAATTCTCGTGTGGGGACTCACCTTCTGGGTGATCATCGCCTACCGGCGTCGGAAGGACGATCCGGAGTTCCCGCGTCAGACGGCGTACAACGTGCCGCTCGAGCTGGCTTACACCGCGGCGCCGTTCGTCGCCGTGTGTGTCCTCTTCTACTTCACGGTCGTGGTCCAGAACTACGTCCTGGACAAGGAGGACAACCCGAACGTCGTCGTCGACGTGACGGCGTTCCAGTGGAACTGGAAGTTCGGTTACCGGACCATCGATCTGCAGGACGGCACCGCGCGGTACGAGGGCACCGACGAGGTCGCCCAGGACGCGGTCGCACTGCAGCCGTACGAGCCGGGCACCGAGGGTGAGCACGGTGGTGGAGAGGGCGGCGAGCACGAGGCTCCGGGCCCCATCCACGGCAAGCCGGCGGAGGACCTGTCCTACCTCCACTACGACAAGATCGAGACGATCGGCACCAGCGAAGAGATTCCGGTGCTCGTGCTTCCCACCGGCAAGCGCATCGAGTTCCACCTCGCGTCGTCCGATGTGATCCACGCTTTCTGGGTGCCGGAGTTCCTGTTCAAGCGCGACGTGAACCCGAACCCGCGTGAGAACAACTCCGATCCGGTCTTCCAGATCTCCGAGATCGAGCGTGAGGGCGCGTTCGTCGGCCGCTGCGCCGAGATGTGCGGCACCTACCACGCGATGATGAACTTCGAGGTCCGCGCGGTCAGCCCGGAGGACTTCGCCCGGTACATCGAGCTCCGCAAGCCGGTCGAGGACGGCGGCGAAGGCCTGTCGAACGCTCGTGCGCTCGAAGCCATCGGCCAGAGCCCGATCGCGACCTCGACGACTCCGTTCAAGACCGACCGCACGGACCGGTCGGCGACCGTCGCCGCAGGCGAGTGA
- the trpD gene encoding anthranilate phosphoribosyltransferase: MNATRDADEVTQNWPSVLGVLTAGQDLSAAEARWAMSEIFSDNATPAQIAAFGVALKMKGETPEEVRALADTMLDYARLVPVDGDVVDVVGTGGDRANTVNISTMASLVVAAAGIRVVKHGNRAASSKSGGADVLEALGVHIDLGPDEVARSVAEAGIGFCFAPVYHPALRFAAAPRKQIGIPTVFNVLGPLTNPARPSAGLIGCAFEPLVPTVAGVLAQRGNSALVVRGDDGLDELTTCTTSRVHVVHGGEVRVVTLDPRDLGIERVPLAALRGGDATENAAIARAVLAGETGPVRDAVLLNAAGAIAAFRGVDGVLEDALTAGLETAAEAIDSGRATAVLEQWAEVTTRLGAGSGQK, from the coding sequence ATGAACGCGACGCGAGACGCGGACGAGGTGACGCAGAACTGGCCCTCCGTCCTGGGAGTGCTCACCGCCGGGCAGGACCTGTCCGCCGCCGAGGCGCGATGGGCGATGAGCGAAATCTTCTCCGACAACGCCACCCCCGCCCAGATCGCGGCCTTCGGTGTCGCTCTGAAGATGAAGGGCGAGACACCCGAGGAGGTGCGGGCACTCGCCGACACGATGCTCGACTACGCCCGGCTGGTCCCGGTCGACGGTGACGTGGTCGACGTCGTGGGCACCGGTGGCGACCGGGCGAACACCGTCAACATCTCGACGATGGCCTCGCTGGTCGTCGCCGCGGCGGGTATCCGCGTGGTCAAGCACGGCAACCGCGCCGCCTCGTCCAAGAGCGGCGGCGCCGACGTGCTCGAAGCGCTGGGAGTGCACATCGACCTCGGACCCGACGAGGTGGCCCGCTCGGTCGCCGAGGCCGGGATCGGATTCTGCTTCGCGCCGGTCTACCACCCGGCCCTGCGCTTCGCGGCCGCACCGCGCAAGCAGATCGGCATCCCCACGGTCTTCAACGTTCTCGGTCCGCTCACCAATCCGGCCCGTCCGAGCGCCGGCCTGATCGGATGCGCCTTCGAACCGCTCGTCCCGACCGTCGCCGGTGTGCTCGCGCAGCGCGGCAATTCGGCGCTCGTCGTCCGCGGCGACGACGGTCTCGACGAACTGACCACCTGCACGACCTCGCGCGTGCACGTCGTCCACGGCGGCGAGGTCCGGGTCGTGACGCTCGATCCGCGCGATCTGGGTATCGAACGGGTTCCGCTCGCGGCGCTCCGCGGAGGCGACGCCACAGAGAATGCGGCGATCGCGCGGGCGGTGCTGGCGGGGGAGACAGGGCCGGTGCGCGATGCCGTGCTCCTCAACGCCGCCGGGGCGATCGCAGCCTTCCGGGGCGTCGACGGCGTTCTCGAGGACGCCCTCACGGCCGGACTCGAGACGGCGGCAGAGGCGATCGACAGCGGCCGGGCCACGGCCGTCCTGGAACAGTGGGCCGAGGTCACCACGCGGCTGGGCGCCGGTTCCGGACAGAAGTGA
- a CDS encoding ubiquinol-cytochrome c reductase iron-sulfur subunit produces the protein MSGGETPNKHTVEDLDRMSRDDLVTLGTNLDGVDVAFRKDRWPVEGTRAEKRAERNVAFWFALAGIAGVAFIAIYLFWPWEYQGIGDENYGWYSLYTPMLGLTLGLAILGIGVGAVQFTKKFIPEEVSIQDRHDGGSPEVDRKTIVAELSDSLETSTLPRRKLIKRTAIFGGGALGLGLIMPLGGLIKNPWAEGDQSSLWVSGWTPRYPGETIYLRRDTGRPQDIVLVRPEDLDAGGMETVFPFRESDRGDDHALLQSLRGIRNAVMLIRLRTEDTERVVKRKGQESFNYGDYFAYSKICTHLGCPTSLYEQQTHRILCPCHQSQFDALEYGKPIFGPAARALPQLPITVNEEGFLVANGDFIEALGPAFWERRP, from the coding sequence ATGAGTGGCGGCGAAACGCCGAACAAGCACACGGTCGAAGATCTCGACCGGATGAGCCGGGACGACCTCGTCACGCTCGGCACGAACCTCGACGGCGTCGACGTCGCGTTCCGCAAGGACCGCTGGCCCGTCGAAGGCACCCGTGCCGAGAAGCGGGCCGAGCGCAACGTCGCCTTCTGGTTCGCCCTCGCGGGCATCGCGGGTGTCGCGTTCATCGCGATCTACCTGTTCTGGCCGTGGGAGTACCAGGGCATCGGCGACGAGAACTACGGCTGGTACAGCCTCTACACCCCGATGCTCGGCCTGACCCTGGGTCTGGCCATCCTCGGCATCGGCGTGGGCGCGGTGCAGTTCACCAAGAAGTTCATCCCGGAGGAGGTGTCGATCCAGGATCGGCACGACGGCGGCTCGCCCGAGGTCGATCGCAAGACGATCGTCGCCGAGCTCTCCGACTCGCTCGAGACGTCCACCCTGCCGCGTCGCAAGCTGATCAAGCGCACCGCGATCTTCGGTGGTGGCGCGCTCGGCCTCGGTCTGATCATGCCGCTCGGCGGCCTGATCAAGAACCCGTGGGCCGAGGGTGACCAGTCGTCGCTGTGGGTGTCGGGCTGGACCCCGCGCTACCCCGGCGAGACCATCTACCTGCGTCGCGACACCGGCCGCCCCCAGGACATCGTCCTGGTGCGCCCGGAGGACCTCGACGCCGGCGGTATGGAGACGGTGTTCCCGTTCCGCGAGTCCGATCGCGGTGACGACCACGCTCTGCTGCAGAGCCTGCGCGGCATCCGCAACGCCGTCATGCTCATCCGCCTGCGCACCGAGGACACCGAGCGTGTCGTCAAGCGCAAGGGCCAGGAGAGCTTCAACTACGGCGACTACTTCGCGTACTCGAAGATCTGCACGCACCTCGGCTGCCCGACCTCGCTCTACGAGCAGCAGACGCACCGCATCCTGTGCCCGTGCCACCAGTCGCAGTTCGATGCGCTGGAGTACGGCAAGCCGATTTTCGGTCCCGCTGCTCGCGCACTGCCGCAGCTTCCGATTACAGTGAACGAAGAGGGCTTCCTGGTCGCCAACGGTGACTTCATCGAGGCACTCGGCCCGGCATTCTGGGAGCGTCGCCCGTGA
- a CDS encoding c-type cytochrome, whose translation MPGRSSAADAAKSRRQRKMRRRVTGALVLALGLLSAGFIASALTPAPQVATAQDDQSALIREGQQLYETSCVTCHGVNLQGVQDRGPSLIGVGEAAVYFQVSSGRMPMMRNEAQALRKDPKFDGAQVDALGAYIQANGGGPTVIRDENGEIAQSSLRGNDIGRGSELFRQNCASCHNFTGRGGALSSGKFAPNLDPANEQQIYTAMLTGPQNMPKFSDRQLTVEEKQDIIAYIKSASETRDPGGYGLGGFGPGAEGPTMWVVGMVAVVGAALWIGARS comes from the coding sequence ATGCCCGGTCGATCCTCTGCAGCCGATGCTGCGAAGTCCCGCCGCCAGCGCAAGATGCGCCGGCGCGTCACCGGAGCGTTGGTCCTCGCGCTCGGTCTCCTCAGCGCAGGCTTCATCGCCTCCGCGCTGACACCTGCCCCGCAGGTGGCTACAGCGCAGGACGACCAGAGCGCTCTGATCCGCGAGGGTCAACAGCTCTACGAGACCTCCTGCGTGACCTGTCACGGTGTCAACCTCCAGGGTGTCCAGGACCGCGGTCCCAGCCTGATCGGTGTCGGCGAGGCCGCCGTCTACTTCCAGGTCTCCTCGGGCCGCATGCCGATGATGCGCAACGAGGCCCAGGCCCTCCGCAAGGACCCGAAGTTCGACGGTGCGCAGGTCGACGCCCTCGGCGCGTACATCCAGGCCAACGGTGGAGGCCCGACGGTCATCCGCGACGAGAACGGCGAGATCGCCCAGTCGTCGCTGCGCGGCAACGACATCGGACGCGGTTCGGAGCTCTTCCGCCAGAACTGCGCGTCGTGCCACAACTTCACCGGACGCGGCGGCGCGCTCTCGTCCGGCAAGTTCGCACCGAACCTGGATCCGGCCAACGAGCAGCAGATCTACACCGCGATGCTCACCGGCCCCCAGAACATGCCGAAGTTCTCCGATCGTCAGCTGACGGTCGAGGAGAAGCAGGACATCATCGCGTACATCAAGTCCGCCAGTGAGACGAGAGACCCGGGTGGCTACGGGCTCGGCGGCTTCGGCCCCGGTGCCGAAGGGCCGACCATGTGGGTCGTCGGCATGGTCGCCGTCGTCGGCGCTGCACTGTGGATCGGAGCAAGGTCATGA
- a CDS encoding heme-copper oxidase subunit III, whose product MTSAVGTSGSAITQRVHSLNRPNLVSVGTIVWLSSELMFFAGLFAMYFVARAQAPEGMWPPPPTHLNLWLAVPITMVLIASSFTCQLGVFAAERGDVFGLRRWYIVTLAMGTFFVLGQGYEYITLVKDGTTIPGSVYGSVFYMTTGFHGLHVIGGLIAFVFLLFRTKVSKFTPAQATAAIVVSYYWHFVDIVWIALFATIYFIR is encoded by the coding sequence GTGACGAGCGCAGTAGGGACTTCAGGATCTGCAATCACACAGCGCGTGCACTCGTTGAACCGGCCCAACCTGGTCAGCGTCGGCACCATCGTGTGGTTGTCCAGTGAGCTCATGTTTTTCGCAGGGCTCTTCGCCATGTACTTCGTGGCACGGGCACAGGCCCCGGAGGGCATGTGGCCGCCCCCGCCCACCCACTTGAACCTGTGGTTGGCGGTACCGATCACCATGGTGCTGATCGCTTCTTCCTTCACCTGCCAGCTGGGCGTCTTCGCCGCCGAGCGCGGCGACGTCTTCGGCCTGCGACGGTGGTACATCGTCACCCTCGCCATGGGCACCTTCTTCGTGCTCGGCCAGGGCTACGAGTACATCACCCTGGTGAAGGACGGCACGACCATCCCCGGCAGCGTGTACGGCTCGGTGTTCTACATGACCACCGGTTTCCACGGCCTGCACGTCATCGGCGGCCTCATCGCATTCGTGTTCCTGCTGTTCCGCACGAAGGTCAGCAAGTTCACGCCTGCGCAGGCCACTGCAGCCATCGTCGTTTCGTATTACTGGCACTTCGTCGACATCGTTTGGATCGCGCTGTTTGCCACGATTTATTTCATCCGTTAG
- a CDS encoding HEAT repeat domain-containing protein — translation MRTHHDLSARDIESRSTRLVEALSAADASVRLRAALESGTAADPAAVTALVDRCAVEPDFFVLDMLTWALCRLPAEVTVPRLLAELGSDVMQARSQALHTLSKIGDPIAWPEVSAMLHDEHDEVARSAWRAAVALVPPGSESGLAAALGAELGRGDHDLQLSLGRALAALDEAAVPVLHAAMNSSDPRVRAHAEATERIRVDPDSAFVLSVESAKHVAALGADWIRE, via the coding sequence ATGCGCACACATCACGACCTGTCCGCCCGTGACATCGAGTCCCGGTCGACCCGCCTCGTCGAGGCCCTGTCCGCCGCCGACGCCTCCGTGCGTCTGCGTGCCGCACTCGAATCGGGCACCGCAGCCGATCCCGCCGCGGTGACGGCTCTCGTCGACCGTTGCGCGGTGGAGCCGGACTTCTTCGTCCTCGACATGCTGACCTGGGCACTGTGCCGCCTGCCGGCCGAGGTGACCGTGCCCCGCCTGCTCGCCGAGCTCGGTTCGGACGTCATGCAGGCGCGCAGCCAGGCCCTGCACACGTTGTCGAAGATCGGCGATCCGATCGCGTGGCCGGAGGTCTCGGCGATGCTCCACGACGAGCACGACGAGGTGGCACGCAGCGCGTGGCGCGCGGCGGTCGCTCTCGTGCCACCGGGCTCGGAAAGCGGCCTCGCTGCCGCTCTCGGCGCCGAACTGGGCCGCGGCGACCACGACCTGCAACTGAGCCTCGGTCGCGCTCTCGCGGCGCTCGACGAGGCCGCAGTGCCGGTCCTGCACGCGGCGATGAACAGCTCCGACCCGCGCGTCCGCGCCCACGCGGAGGCCACCGAACGGATCCGCGTCGACCCCGACAGCGCGTTCGTCCTCTCCGTGGAGTCGGCGAAACACGTCGCCGCACTCGGCGCGGACTGGATCCGGGAGTGA
- a CDS encoding HEAT repeat domain-containing protein: MLIGEVSRRSGVSTRMLRHYDRLGLVTPTGRTSGGYREYTEDDLRRLFHVESLRSLGLSLNEVGRALGEPDFAPAELVQELIAHTRERIAAETELLARLEGVDSLSPTGWDDVLRLVALLRAFESDSGSRRQQAILSQDAETTLPVAALVRAALSEEDPFVAGALRWSLARADAIDAALPALAEGLRSDDVPVRRRAIATLAELRVPESTTLLEEALDDDDPRARSTAALTLGARGVNAAVPVLVEMIVEGQSDVEAAEVLGVLADRPLSSAEIVRSLRHALGGSDDAGVRLRLTQALAEIPGSAAHDALEALTDDPDRTVAATARVVLTSRKAP, from the coding sequence GTGCTGATCGGTGAGGTCTCACGGCGCTCCGGTGTCAGCACCCGCATGCTGCGGCACTACGACCGCCTGGGGCTGGTAACGCCGACGGGCCGCACCTCGGGTGGTTACCGCGAGTACACCGAGGACGACCTCCGGAGGCTCTTCCACGTGGAGAGTCTCCGGAGTCTCGGCCTGTCGCTGAACGAGGTCGGACGAGCGCTGGGGGAACCGGATTTCGCTCCGGCGGAACTGGTGCAGGAGCTGATCGCGCACACGCGGGAACGGATCGCCGCCGAGACCGAGCTCCTCGCCCGTCTCGAAGGTGTCGACTCGCTCTCCCCCACCGGTTGGGACGACGTCCTGCGCCTCGTAGCGTTGCTGCGGGCGTTCGAATCCGATTCCGGGTCACGCCGCCAGCAGGCGATCCTGTCCCAGGACGCGGAGACGACGCTTCCGGTCGCCGCTTTGGTCCGGGCCGCGCTGTCGGAGGAGGACCCGTTCGTCGCGGGCGCGCTGCGCTGGTCGCTCGCCCGGGCGGATGCGATCGACGCTGCGCTGCCGGCTCTCGCGGAGGGTCTGCGCTCCGACGACGTGCCGGTTCGGCGACGGGCGATCGCGACACTCGCGGAACTCCGTGTGCCCGAATCGACGACGCTCCTGGAGGAGGCCCTCGACGATGACGATCCCAGGGCGCGCTCCACGGCGGCTCTGACGCTCGGGGCGCGAGGTGTGAACGCGGCCGTGCCCGTGCTGGTGGAGATGATCGTGGAGGGACAGTCGGACGTCGAGGCGGCCGAGGTGCTGGGTGTGCTCGCGGATCGGCCGCTGTCGTCCGCCGAGATCGTGCGGTCGCTGCGGCACGCACTGGGCGGCTCGGACGATGCCGGTGTCCGGCTGCGTCTCACGCAGGCACTCGCGGAGATCCCCGGATCGGCCGCCCACGACGCTCTCGAGGCTCTGACCGACGACCCGGATCGCACGGTCGCAGCGACCGCGAGGGTTGTCCTCACCTCCCGCAAGGCTCCCTGA